One window of the Desulforhopalus sp. genome contains the following:
- the fabZ gene encoding 3-hydroxyacyl-ACP dehydratase FabZ produces MSETVIPEKIDIVEILKLLPHRYPFVMVDRILSLELGKEIVGLKNVTINEPFFQGHFPARPVMPGVLILEGMAQVGGIMAYYGSPEAIGNKLLFFAGIDKARFRRPVVPGDQLIFTLKLLKEKRSIMMMGATATVDGQLVAEAELMASFS; encoded by the coding sequence ATGAGTGAAACTGTAATACCTGAAAAAATTGATATCGTAGAGATTCTCAAGCTGTTGCCGCATCGTTATCCCTTTGTCATGGTTGATAGAATACTTTCCCTTGAGCTCGGCAAGGAGATTGTCGGCCTGAAAAACGTGACGATCAACGAGCCGTTTTTCCAAGGCCATTTCCCGGCAAGGCCGGTAATGCCCGGGGTATTGATCCTTGAAGGGATGGCCCAGGTGGGTGGGATCATGGCCTACTATGGCAGTCCTGAGGCCATCGGCAATAAATTACTGTTCTTTGCCGGGATCGATAAGGCCAGGTTCAGAAGACCGGTTGTGCCCGGCGATCAGCTGATTTTTACCTTGAAACTCCTTAAGGAAAAGCGATCGATCATGATGATGGGGGCAACTGCCACCGTTGATGGCCAGCTGGTAGCTGAGGCCGAACTCATGGCGTCGTTTTCATAA